A stretch of Argiope bruennichi chromosome 10, qqArgBrue1.1, whole genome shotgun sequence DNA encodes these proteins:
- the LOC129989350 gene encoding myogenesis-regulating glycosidase-like, which translates to MWQNNPDRLSFISVNSFYNLPDAQEDVWELRKPTDGAEAIEMRPRNATSNDDLSSLDSWTQTVMTSRSSLASSMMSIDSTGTGISSVLTTPGDSPLSTPQAKKKKLNRKPALKLNLDNITWTTTKQKRRRHKYKKNIQASSAKVRAVMKQSKTPQFRFRMILLTLFALIITLCSFTWHMYQQQLLQIAIGDKIRFHEGRRVLHLLKEDGTELVAAMLGDGIPSDLNPYQCDIHSPQTPAKICEEWKYRAKLHINFSHSSNLSCYNVHWTSLSMETILRDCIALKNAHWYGMGLQRGLQWPLRSTPGDQSHPLVTGDGVEEMFGGIIDRYWLSSDGVAVQADSDVPLYVTIKKDYLCLESRRDKDFPYQITNPIVLKYTICTGKNMRTLHKEMMLNYRSLVTDISGKVFLMSPIWVASPREVLSQESIQAFANRIMEYTSKLPGFLLLDSRWQKQEGNLDFNDTNFPNPKEILKILHNKGFRVLLTIHPFVCLPTRIFEQASSERLFVSDKWKKVPLLTKWHSKLCGLLDFTNNVTSSWFLERLLKLKQKYDIDGFVFTGGQTTYLPRYYSFHTTSINPDLFLIHYLSFSGKLNSILGSEVGFLSQSFPGFVRLTPRTVSWDSLSGLGSVIPEVLTLGILGYPLVNPGSVGGDGSGEIPSKELYLRWMELVVFLPIVQFTIAPGDYDQEVVDTVYKLFGIREELVLPIYLEALEQFSTTAAPLVRPLWWIAPDDVNAQMCGSQFLVGEKIMVAPILEEGRRIRDIYLPAGWWKDHLLGEVRRGGKWLHNYPVPLTKVAYFSVTTEPL; encoded by the exons ATGTGGCAGAACAACCCTGATAGGTTGTCTTTCATCTCAgtgaatagtttttataatttaccTGATGCACAAGAAGATGTTTGGGAATTAAGAAAACCAACTGATGGAGCAg aaGCAATTGAGATGCGTCCAAGAAATGCTACGAGCAACGATGATTTGTCATCGTTGGATAGCTGGACGCAGACCGTTATGACTTCGAGGTCATCACTGGCCAGTAGCATGATGTCTATAGATTCCACAGGTACTGGAATTTCATCAGTCCTTACAACTCCCGGGGATTCTCCGCTTTCGACGCCGCAGGCAAAGAAGAAGAAACTAAATCGAAAACCAGCTTTAAAGTTGAATTTGGACAATATTACATGGACAACAACTAAGCAGAAGAGACGAAgacacaaatataaaaagaatatacaaGCTTCG agtgCTAAGGTAAGGGCTGTCATGAAACAGAGCAAAACCCCTCAATTCCGTTTCCGGATGATTCTTCTCACTCTCTTCGCTCTAATCATAACTCTTTGCTCTTTCACCTGGCACATGTATCAGCAACAGTTGCTACAGATCGCAATTGGAGACAAGATACGTTTTCATGAAGGCAGAAGAGTTCTTCATCTATTGAAAGAAGACGGCACCGAACTTGTTGCTGCGATGTTGGGCGACGGAATTCCAAGTGACTTGAATCCATACCAGTGTGATATCCATAGCCCTCAGACACCTGCAAAGATTTGCGAAGAATGGAAATACAGAGCCAAATTACACATAAATTTCTCGCACAGTTCAAATCTGAGCTGTTACAATGTTCACTGGACGAGTTTATCTATGGAAACAATCCTTCGGGATTGTATTGCCTTAAAAAATGCTCATTGGTATGGCATGGGCTTGCAAAGAGGGCTTCAGTGGCCCCTAAGGAGCACCCCAGGAGATCAGTCACATCCGTTAGTCACAGGCGATGGAGTAGAAGAAATGTTCGGTGGCATAATAGATCGGTATTGGTTGTCTTCCGATGGAGTAGCAGTTCAAGCGGATTCGGATGTTCCTTTATATGTTACCATCAAGAAAGATTACCTTTGTTTAGAATCAAGAAGAGACAAGGATTTTCCCTACCAAATAACCAAcccaattgttttgaaatatactatCTGCACAGGGAAAAATATGCGTACCCTTCACAAAGAAATGATGCTGAACTACAGATCACTGGTGACTGATATTAGTGGCAAAGTGTTTCTAATGTCTCCGATCTGGGTGGCTTCTCCCAGGGAAGTTTTAAGCCAAGAATCAATACAAGCATTTGCAAATCGTATAATGGAATATACGTCTAAGTTGCCAGGATTTTTGCTTCTAGACAGCAGATGGCAGAAGCAAGAAGGAAATTTAGATTTCAACGACACAAATTTTCCAAACcctaaagagattttaaaaattctgcataaCAAAGGATTTCGCGTACTTCTAACAATACATCCATTTGTCTGTCTACCCACACGCATTTTCGAACAAGCGAGTTCAGAAAGATTGTTCGTTTCAGATAAATGGAAGAAAGTACCACTTCTAACAAAATGGCACAGCAAATTATGTGGTCTGTTAGATTTTACTAATAATGTGACCTCCAGTTGGTTTTTAGAAAGACtgttaaaactaaaacaaaagtaCGATATTGATGGATTTGTGTTCACTGGCGGTCAAACCACGTATTTGCCTAGATATTACTCCTTTCATACGACTTCAATCAATCCAGATTTATTCCTTATCCATTATTTATCCTTTTCAGGAAAGCTGAATTCCATTCTTGGTTCAGAAGTAGGCTTTCTTTCACAAAGTTTTCCAGGATTTGTAAGATTAACTCCCAGAACTGTGTCTTGGGATAGTTTGAGTGGTCTTGGATCTGTTATACCAGAAGTTTTAACACTTGGCATTCTTGGCTATCCTTTAGTGAACCCAGGTTCTGTTGGAGGCGATGGAAGTGGTGAAATTCCTTCGAAAGAACTGTATTTACGCTGGATGGAATTGGTTGTTTTCTTGCCCATTGTGCAATTTACTATAGCACCTGGTGATTATGACCAGGAAGTTGTAGATACTGTCTACAAATTATTCGGTATCAGAGAAGAACTCGTATTGCCTATATATCTAGAGGCTTTGGAACAATTCTCAACGACAGCAGCTCCACTTGTAAGACCTTTATGGTGGATTGCACCCGATGATGTGAATGCCCAGATGTGTGGATCACAGTTCTTAGTGGGAGAAAAAATAATGGTGGCTCCAATTTTGGAAGAAGGTAGAAGAATAAGAGATATTTACTTACCAGCAGGGTGGTGGAAAGATCATCTTTTAGGTGAGGTCAGAAGAGGTGGTAAATGGTTGCATAACTATCCTGTGCCATTGACTAAAGTTGCATATTTCAGTGTAACGACAGAACCcttgtga